A genomic segment from Nematostella vectensis chromosome 6, jaNemVect1.1, whole genome shotgun sequence encodes:
- the LOC5506699 gene encoding cysteine and glycine-rich protein 1, giving the protein MSEGAPMRCGRCDKMCYHAEGISMAGKRWHKSCFACAEVRCRKKLESTNCCEGNGDIWCKSCYARNFGQRGYGFGLGAGTLSMDTGKYGEAPPNMAPKVWFPTKKENFELKEGICPACGNEVFEAEKVACNNNVYHKQCFACFNCKSKLESTTVNDHESGIYCPACYAKNYGALGYGYGVGAGALKLTGK; this is encoded by the exons ATGTCCGAAGGCGCTCCAATGAGATGCGGTCGTTGTGATAAGATGTGCTACCACGCGGAAGGGATAAGTATGGCTGGAAAGCGCTGGCATAAGAGCTGCTTCGCTTGCGCTGAGGTTCGCTGCCGGAAGAAGCTCGAGAGCACCAACTGCTGCGAAGGAAACG GCGACATCTGGTGCAAAAGCTGTTACGCGCGCAATTTCGGCCAGCGTGGGTACGGCTTTGGTCTAGGCGCCGGTACCCTAAGCATGGACACGGGCAAGTACGGCGAAGCCCCGCCCAACATGGCGCCCAAAGTGTGGTTCCCGACCAAGAAGGAGAACTTCGAGCTGAAGGAGGGCATCTGTCCGGCCTGTGGCAACGAGGTGTTCGAAGCTGAAAAAGTTGCATGCAACAACAAT GTATACCACAAACAGTGCTTCGCATGCTTTAATTGCAAGTCGAAGCTGGAATCGACAACGGTCAATGACCACGAGAGCGGAATCTACTGCCCAG CTTGCTACGCCAAGAACTACGGAGCACTCGGTTATGGGTATGGCGTAGGAGCCGGTGCACTCAAACTCACCGGCAAGTGA
- the LOC116601122 gene encoding cysteine and glycine-rich protein 1 produces MADNNIPDNTCRCKPDPCPRCEKRAYAAEQVLGAGFNWHKSCFNCYKCHKKLDSTTVAVHKDEIYCKTCHGANFGPKGYGFGGGAGALSRTQ; encoded by the exons ATGGCTGACAACAACATACCTGACAACACATGCCGGTGCAAGCCCGACCCATGCCCCCGCTGTGAAAAGAGGGCATACGCGGCCGAGCAAGTCCTGGGAGCTGGATTCAACTGGCATAAATCTTGCTTTAACTGCTACAAGTGTCACAAGAAACTCGACAGCACAACAGTCGCTGTCCACAAAG ATGAGATTTACTGCAAGACATGCCACGGTGCCAACTTCGGTCCCAAAGGCTACGGATTCGGCGGCGGGGCAGGCGCACTCTCGCGCACTCAATAG